Proteins encoded by one window of Tunturibacter psychrotolerans:
- a CDS encoding PA2169 family four-helix-bundle protein → MPTDSGKQHEMQRSLNSLISTLLDSQKGFADIGEHLKDDTLKRYFLAESLKRASFRGDLEEILHQNGVHDIKESGTTAGTIHRVWGDLRAKLGGGDHTLLETAEQGEDEAKKAYADALNQDLPLPIRQLIAEQQAHILTSHDYVKSHRDAFVSK, encoded by the coding sequence ATGCCCACGGATTCAGGCAAACAGCACGAAATGCAGCGCTCGCTCAACTCTCTTATCAGCACCCTCCTCGACAGCCAGAAGGGCTTCGCAGACATCGGCGAGCACCTCAAAGACGACACTCTCAAGCGCTATTTCCTGGCCGAATCGCTCAAGCGCGCCAGCTTTCGCGGCGACCTCGAGGAGATCCTCCATCAAAACGGAGTTCACGACATCAAAGAATCCGGCACCACCGCCGGCACCATTCATCGCGTGTGGGGAGATCTCAGAGCGAAGCTCGGAGGCGGTGATCACACTCTCCTCGAAACAGCCGAGCAGGGCGAGGACGAAGCCAAAAAGGCCTACGCCGACGCGCTCAACCAGGACCTCCCTCTCCCCATTCGTCAACTCATCGCCGAACAGCAGGCACACATCCTTACCTCGCATGACTACGTCAAGAGTCATCGCGACGCATTTGTATCCAAGTAA
- a CDS encoding chloride channel protein, protein METDPTIAESEPVAAPTLREDVIARIAPGREERIFLVLSIFIGVISGLLVVSFRMAIEWLSVLLLGSSPNPHQPRLLYVPAAAGLVIAILTRYVFPNVRGSGINQTKAALYINNGYISFRTVIGKFLLSALAIGSGHSLGPEDPSLQIGAGVASLISRRFGMSKERLRIFAPIGAAAGLAAAFNAPISAILFVIEEVIGQWSAAVLGSIVLSAVASVVVARSFWGTQPMFRIPVVDLRDSRELLAYAALGVVGGFASLLFARCLNYLRPKLRSQPQWSQLLQPAAAGLLVGAIGYFGLVQVMGAGYDAIDQAMHAQFAWKMLLLLALFKIIATTLSFSSGTPGGMFAPTLFIGAMLGAAVGTFEKIYFPHLTGTIGSYALVGMGVLFAAFLRAPLTSVFMVLEVSGNYSIVLPVILANAIAYLISRVLQPVPILEQFTHQDGLDLPSMEELREESNLHLEDAMQPVTVPVLQGSETIADTLHSLAQYEDLKSIPVILVHCLDGLWYAAKREELEALANTTGETTPQIELNSAAAPSATLAEHLGPERTPVLFPDLPLSSALPHFHRWPLLPVTNRAMRGSLEGTITLQEVLNRYQKHSQH, encoded by the coding sequence ATGGAAACCGACCCAACCATCGCAGAGAGCGAACCAGTCGCAGCTCCCACCCTTCGTGAGGATGTGATCGCCCGCATCGCTCCCGGCCGCGAGGAGCGCATCTTTCTCGTCCTCTCCATCTTCATTGGCGTCATCTCCGGCCTGCTCGTCGTCTCCTTCCGCATGGCCATCGAGTGGCTCAGCGTCCTCCTCCTCGGCTCCTCTCCCAACCCGCATCAGCCGCGCCTGCTCTACGTCCCCGCGGCCGCGGGCTTAGTCATCGCCATTCTCACTCGCTACGTCTTCCCCAATGTCCGAGGCAGCGGAATCAACCAGACCAAGGCCGCCCTCTACATCAACAACGGCTACATCTCCTTCCGTACCGTCATCGGCAAGTTTCTTCTCTCTGCCCTCGCCATCGGCAGCGGCCACTCCCTCGGCCCCGAAGACCCATCCCTCCAGATCGGAGCCGGCGTCGCCTCCCTCATCAGCCGCCGCTTCGGCATGTCGAAAGAAAGGCTGCGCATCTTCGCTCCCATCGGAGCCGCCGCCGGACTCGCCGCCGCCTTCAACGCCCCCATCTCCGCCATCCTCTTCGTCATCGAAGAGGTCATCGGCCAATGGAGCGCCGCCGTCCTCGGCTCCATCGTCCTCTCCGCCGTCGCCAGCGTCGTCGTCGCCCGCTCATTCTGGGGCACGCAACCCATGTTCCGCATCCCGGTCGTCGACCTCCGCGACTCACGCGAGCTCCTCGCCTACGCCGCCCTAGGAGTCGTTGGCGGCTTCGCCTCTCTTCTCTTCGCCCGCTGCCTCAACTACCTCCGTCCCAAACTCCGCAGCCAGCCGCAGTGGTCGCAACTTCTGCAGCCAGCCGCGGCCGGGCTCCTCGTAGGAGCCATCGGCTACTTCGGACTCGTCCAGGTCATGGGCGCAGGCTACGACGCCATCGACCAGGCCATGCACGCCCAGTTCGCCTGGAAGATGCTCCTCCTCCTCGCGCTCTTCAAAATCATCGCCACCACGCTCTCCTTCTCAAGCGGAACCCCGGGCGGAATGTTCGCCCCCACGCTCTTCATCGGAGCTATGCTCGGCGCCGCAGTAGGCACCTTCGAAAAAATCTACTTCCCGCATCTCACCGGCACCATCGGCTCGTACGCGTTGGTCGGAATGGGCGTTCTCTTCGCCGCCTTCCTTCGTGCGCCTCTCACCTCCGTCTTCATGGTGCTCGAGGTCAGCGGCAACTACTCCATCGTCCTGCCCGTCATTCTCGCAAACGCCATCGCTTACCTCATCTCCCGCGTCCTCCAGCCCGTCCCCATCCTCGAACAGTTCACCCACCAGGACGGCCTCGACCTCCCCTCCATGGAAGAGCTCCGCGAAGAGAGCAATCTCCACCTTGAAGACGCCATGCAGCCCGTTACAGTCCCGGTCCTTCAAGGCAGCGAAACCATCGCCGACACGCTGCACTCGCTCGCCCAGTACGAGGACCTCAAATCTATCCCCGTCATCCTCGTCCACTGCCTCGATGGCCTCTGGTACGCCGCAAAGAGAGAAGAGCTCGAAGCCCTGGCGAATACAACAGGAGAGACCACCCCGCAGATCGAACTAAATTCCGCCGCAGCTCCGTCCGCCACCCTAGCCGAACATCTCGGCCCCGAACGAACTCCCGTCCTCTTCCCGGATCTACCCCTCTCAAGCGCTCTGCCGCACTTCCACCGCTGGCCGCTTCTCCCCGTAACCAACCGCGCCATGCGCGGCTCCCTCGAAGGAACAATCACACTACAGGAAGTCCTGAACCGCTACCAAAAACACAGTCAGCATTGA
- a CDS encoding tetratricopeptide repeat protein, with product MTLQTEDYSSLKRRLILRDSLTFLSLALITVLLFLITFFLFRSFASHRLELGQRWSARGQAAINSGHPDQAIVALRTALSYVPGQRSYELLLAQALGDDGHTEESNNYFLGLWEAEPGNGFINLRLARLAAKKNDVQSAINYYRASVYGTWEGDGVLRRRDVRLELAQYLIAQQELSSARTELLIAGGNAPDDVPLALTIAQLLEQANAPHDALNYYHKVLAQDPKDNTALESAARLEYDSGRFDEAHRLMEQAMHEREAATANQQTITPSDKEMLDNSTRILALAPLKKLPNNQRVTRILEARAVAKKRFDACSAQISTSSGLLTPLQDLTTKWANKDATSTRAVLLDDPAQQDATMQLVLDTETQTSKICGKPTGDDALLLQLAEFPKAMEP from the coding sequence ATGACACTGCAAACAGAAGACTATTCGAGCCTGAAGCGACGCTTGATCCTTCGCGACTCCCTGACCTTCCTCAGCCTTGCGCTCATCACCGTTCTCCTGTTTCTCATCACATTCTTCCTCTTCCGATCCTTCGCGTCCCACCGCCTGGAACTCGGTCAGCGCTGGTCTGCCCGAGGCCAGGCAGCGATCAACTCCGGCCATCCCGACCAGGCCATCGTAGCCCTTCGCACCGCGCTATCTTACGTCCCCGGCCAGCGTTCCTACGAGCTTCTCCTCGCCCAGGCCCTCGGCGACGACGGCCACACCGAAGAGTCCAACAACTACTTCCTTGGCCTATGGGAGGCCGAACCCGGCAACGGCTTCATCAATCTGCGCCTGGCCCGCCTCGCCGCTAAGAAAAACGACGTTCAATCTGCTATCAACTACTATCGTGCCTCCGTATACGGCACCTGGGAGGGGGACGGTGTCCTCCGCCGCCGCGATGTCCGCCTCGAACTCGCCCAATACCTCATCGCACAGCAAGAACTCAGCAGCGCCCGCACCGAGCTCCTCATCGCCGGAGGCAACGCTCCCGACGACGTTCCCCTAGCCCTCACCATAGCGCAGCTGCTCGAGCAAGCCAACGCCCCCCACGATGCCCTGAACTATTACCACAAGGTCCTCGCACAGGACCCCAAAGACAACACAGCGCTCGAATCTGCCGCCCGCCTCGAATACGATTCCGGCCGCTTCGACGAGGCCCACCGCCTCATGGAGCAGGCCATGCACGAACGCGAGGCCGCTACCGCCAACCAGCAAACAATCACTCCCAGCGATAAGGAGATGCTCGACAACTCCACGCGCATCCTCGCTCTCGCGCCCCTGAAGAAGCTCCCAAACAACCAGCGTGTTACCCGCATCCTCGAAGCCCGCGCTGTGGCAAAGAAACGTTTCGATGCCTGCAGCGCACAGATCTCCACCTCGAGCGGCCTCCTAACCCCGCTGCAAGATCTCACAACAAAATGGGCGAACAAAGACGCCACAAGCACTCGCGCCGTTCTCCTTGACGATCCCGCTCAGCAGGACGCAACCATGCAGCTCGTCTTAGACACCGAAACTCAAACCAGCAAGATCTGCGGCAAACCCACCGGTGACGATGCTCTCCTCCTGCAACTAGCCGAATTTCCCAAAGCGATGGAGCCCTAA
- a CDS encoding DoxX family protein yields MIGRILLAVLFIIAGSLHFLHPAIYLKIIPPSLPAHLAILYVSGAAEILGGLGLLFPQTRYVAAWGLVALLIVILPANIYMATAHLPAPGIMGQSWAQWLRIPLQLPLIFWAWLYTRTP; encoded by the coding sequence ATGATTGGCCGCATTCTCCTCGCCGTTCTCTTCATCATCGCCGGCAGCCTTCACTTCCTTCATCCCGCCATCTACCTCAAAATCATCCCGCCATCGCTGCCTGCGCACCTTGCCATCCTTTACGTCAGCGGCGCTGCAGAGATTCTCGGAGGCCTGGGCCTTCTCTTCCCACAAACGCGCTACGTTGCAGCCTGGGGATTGGTAGCTCTGCTCATCGTAATCTTGCCAGCCAATATCTACATGGCGACAGCCCACCTGCCAGCCCCCGGCATCATGGGCCAAAGCTGGGCGCAGTGGCTGCGAATTCCTCTCCAGCTTCCCCTCATCTTCTGGGCGTGGCTTTATACCCGCACGCCATAA
- a CDS encoding DUF3999 family protein, which yields MKSAILLTLVLWQATPTPEPADPHFFRYQRTITLPTGPGQSCAVLDPALFPHAAPSLKDLRLYQDNREIPYAITLSEPQQPDSDTATIRNLGLRGRNIVFDLEMPNRPYTELTLDLPERDFIATATVSGTRDPNYANQTRLGEFTLFDLTSQRLSRSTTIHLQETSLPYLHIELAISPATGTHTLDTSPQALQKMVQSVTVPPSREAQSLYTTAAEASSITRRDRQSVAIFNLPERIPIERVSFALAPNFKANFSRDVSISDHPTATTNAADSLGETLSGTILRVHLTQAGREIRQEQLSVPATLGSNMQSTATVEVAVNNGDDAPLPITAVRLETRQRKICFDAPAAQPLILFYGDVALTAPQYDYTRLFSPSGEFHTAKLSPEQLNPAYRDRPDARPLTDRHPHLLWIALLIVICILAIIAIRSSKTVHH from the coding sequence GTGAAGTCAGCGATTCTCCTGACCCTCGTTCTCTGGCAGGCAACCCCAACTCCAGAGCCGGCCGATCCTCACTTCTTCCGCTACCAGCGAACCATCACCCTGCCAACTGGCCCAGGTCAAAGCTGCGCGGTGCTCGATCCCGCTCTCTTCCCCCACGCCGCCCCATCGCTCAAAGACCTCCGCCTCTATCAGGACAACCGCGAAATCCCCTACGCCATCACGCTGAGCGAACCCCAGCAGCCCGACAGCGACACGGCCACCATCCGCAACCTCGGTCTTCGCGGTCGCAACATCGTCTTCGACCTCGAGATGCCAAACCGTCCCTACACCGAACTCACCCTCGATCTGCCCGAACGAGACTTTATCGCCACAGCCACAGTCTCCGGTACCCGCGACCCCAACTACGCGAACCAGACGCGCCTCGGAGAGTTCACCCTCTTCGACCTCACCTCGCAGCGCCTCTCCCGCAGCACTACCATTCACCTGCAGGAGACCAGCCTCCCTTATCTCCACATCGAACTGGCCATCTCTCCCGCTACCGGCACGCACACTTTAGACACCTCTCCTCAAGCCCTGCAAAAGATGGTGCAGTCCGTCACCGTCCCCCCCAGCCGCGAAGCCCAGTCTCTCTACACCACAGCAGCCGAAGCTTCTTCCATCACCCGACGCGATCGCCAAAGCGTAGCCATCTTCAATCTTCCGGAACGCATTCCCATCGAACGCGTCTCCTTCGCTCTGGCTCCGAACTTCAAAGCCAACTTCAGTCGCGATGTAAGCATCTCCGACCACCCCACCGCCACAACGAACGCAGCCGACTCGCTCGGCGAAACTCTCTCCGGCACCATCCTCCGAGTGCACCTCACCCAGGCAGGTCGTGAGATTCGACAGGAACAACTCAGCGTCCCCGCAACCCTCGGCTCCAACATGCAGAGCACAGCGACGGTAGAAGTCGCAGTGAACAATGGCGACGATGCGCCGCTCCCAATCACCGCCGTCCGACTCGAGACACGCCAGCGCAAGATCTGTTTCGACGCACCCGCGGCTCAACCACTCATTCTCTTTTACGGAGATGTCGCTCTCACCGCACCGCAGTACGACTACACCCGCCTCTTCTCTCCATCGGGCGAGTTTCACACTGCCAAGCTAAGCCCCGAGCAACTCAACCCCGCCTACCGGGATCGCCCCGACGCACGCCCTCTCACCGATCGCCATCCCCATCTGCTTTGGATCGCGCTTCTCATCGTGATCTGCATCCTCGCGATCATCGCCATCCGCTCGTCAAAGACAGTCCACCATTAA
- a CDS encoding DUF2339 domain-containing protein produces the protein MASEDMQDEQYQDRPKEPTEQAQLAATLAALSLRVQNLEQQLAELRSTPSFKARKLSSPPPPVPAGAPSEIPVPNFAQNLPKTSGSLEDRIGSQLFSRIGIVALLIATTLFLKWAIDNHWIGPIGRILAGLVAGAAVVLWSERFRRQGFNAFSFSLKAIGSGALYLSLWAAFQLYHLLPAAVALPAMILVTAWNAYMAWSQNSQILATYALIGAFATPLLLSTGGNHEAFLFTYILAIDIATVCLVRLKPWPRLLFAVFPATVAFFIGWYVEWFNTYNTPKPLATTTIFIALYFVTFLIPSVRIPQNEKRTSSPITEILLPLANAVFAALAFYAVLEDTGNHDLLPWLAVLFAALYLGLMRLPQPRVTSAIHLSLAIVFLTIAIPLKASGRWIIVGWLAEGAALLWVAARLTSPTSDDATFTAPRILRRLATAALALGVCGLLVEPFWLDERIATAFFNLRFATALFGLAALGISGFVAHRPLHLGNHREKSFPSWLLIAGSSIVAFNFIAILSCLRELDSAWSVSVANPEADLQKALAMSAFLMLYGAALLALGFWKRSAFIRWQALLLLVFTIGKAFLYDLRNLSQGYRVLSFLGLGALLMAISFAYQKDWLALRLPTSAREPHTQEGVDQ, from the coding sequence ATGGCTTCGGAGGATATGCAGGACGAGCAGTACCAGGACCGCCCAAAGGAGCCCACCGAGCAAGCCCAGCTGGCCGCGACCCTCGCAGCCCTGTCTCTCCGCGTCCAAAACCTCGAGCAGCAACTGGCAGAGCTGCGCTCCACCCCCTCTTTCAAAGCACGCAAACTCTCCAGCCCTCCACCGCCTGTCCCCGCAGGGGCACCCTCAGAAATCCCCGTCCCGAACTTTGCCCAGAATCTTCCGAAAACCAGCGGCTCGCTTGAGGATCGCATTGGCTCTCAACTCTTCAGCCGCATCGGCATCGTCGCGCTGCTCATCGCGACCACACTCTTCCTCAAGTGGGCCATCGACAACCATTGGATCGGCCCCATTGGCCGCATTCTCGCCGGCCTGGTCGCAGGCGCAGCGGTCGTCCTTTGGTCCGAGCGCTTCCGCCGTCAAGGCTTCAACGCCTTTTCCTTCTCGCTCAAGGCCATCGGCAGCGGGGCCCTTTATCTCTCGCTCTGGGCCGCCTTTCAGCTCTACCATCTGCTGCCTGCCGCCGTAGCTCTTCCAGCCATGATCCTGGTCACGGCATGGAACGCCTACATGGCCTGGTCACAAAACAGCCAGATCCTCGCTACCTACGCACTCATTGGAGCTTTCGCAACCCCCCTGCTTCTCTCCACCGGCGGCAACCATGAAGCCTTTCTCTTCACCTACATCCTCGCCATCGATATCGCCACGGTCTGCCTCGTCCGTCTCAAACCCTGGCCACGCCTTCTCTTCGCCGTATTTCCGGCAACGGTTGCCTTCTTCATAGGATGGTACGTGGAGTGGTTCAACACCTACAACACGCCAAAGCCACTCGCCACCACAACGATCTTCATTGCGCTGTATTTCGTCACGTTCCTGATTCCATCCGTTCGCATCCCGCAAAACGAAAAACGAACATCCTCTCCGATTACCGAAATCCTTCTCCCATTAGCCAACGCCGTTTTCGCTGCTCTGGCGTTCTACGCGGTCCTGGAGGACACAGGTAATCACGATCTCCTCCCCTGGCTCGCTGTTCTCTTCGCAGCCCTCTATCTCGGATTGATGCGACTGCCCCAGCCTCGCGTCACCTCAGCCATCCATCTCTCGCTCGCTATCGTCTTCCTCACTATCGCCATCCCCCTCAAAGCCAGCGGCCGCTGGATCATCGTAGGCTGGCTCGCTGAGGGCGCGGCTCTCCTGTGGGTCGCGGCTCGTCTCACAAGCCCAACATCAGACGACGCCACCTTCACGGCCCCACGCATCCTTCGTCGTCTCGCGACCGCCGCTCTCGCACTAGGAGTCTGTGGCCTCCTTGTTGAACCCTTCTGGCTCGATGAGCGAATCGCCACCGCGTTCTTCAATCTTCGTTTCGCGACTGCGCTCTTCGGCCTCGCCGCTCTCGGCATCTCCGGTTTCGTCGCACACCGCCCCCTGCATCTCGGCAATCATCGCGAAAAATCCTTCCCAAGCTGGCTGCTCATCGCAGGGTCTTCCATCGTAGCCTTCAATTTCATCGCCATCCTGTCGTGCCTCCGCGAGCTCGACTCTGCATGGAGCGTCTCTGTCGCCAACCCTGAGGCCGATCTCCAGAAAGCTCTCGCTATGTCCGCCTTCCTCATGCTCTACGGTGCCGCACTGCTGGCCTTGGGCTTTTGGAAGCGGTCCGCCTTCATCCGTTGGCAGGCTCTGCTCCTGTTAGTCTTCACCATCGGCAAAGCCTTCCTCTATGACCTGCGCAATCTCAGCCAGGGCTATCGCGTCCTCAGCTTCCTCGGTCTTGGAGCCTTATTGATGGCAATCAGCTTCGCCTACCAGAAAGACTGGCTTGCCCTCCGCCTTCCAACTTCCGCTCGAGAACCGCACACGCAGGAAGGAGTCGATCAGTGA
- a CDS encoding DNA translocase FtsK: MKTLRLVSTPTRNRRLNEILGMVVLVSAGLLLLALASYTPTDPSFDTVGQYVKGRPAHNWTGMVGAYLADAMLQLIGVAAFFLPLVLGRLGVCWMRSRPAGSPLAKTIGLGMWVVFGPAAIALLPGEMMWRGSLPVEGTTGRLLADFMVHYLNLPGAAIVLTLMVAVSLYLATTFTFNTAREWATIRFGFLQRLWEWWVERRSRRAGAEASFEDSYGTKREQADAKARQARELAEDAERRRAQPEPEPTTLLGSLFGWLSRKKRVQPISIAPEDIATGHTPSIFEAMPRTLVDAPPVTAFGTAAAAAAPFAEVLAKASAPVHALDDESNFGGFGHEEQWRQQAPAKAVAPVRAVKKVEETRTPFAAPPAPAAMAPLAALPESISFGKRADADIKPVTIVPKSVRGYKLPPSSLLYRSEEHAVVREDALREEARVLVEKSAEFGVDGQVTQINPGPVVTTFEFKPEAGVKVARITGLADDLCLAMAAESILIERMPGKSTVGIQVPNHERETIWLRDVVECESFAQSKSRLAIALGKDINGRIVTADLASMPHVLIAGSTGSGKSVAINAMIMSVLFKSTPEQVRMILVDPKRVELGMYEGIPHLFTPIITEAKLAANALRNAVREMERRLKLLAANHVRNIDQFNKLFDHGSEYLFEDVNQEPLPYIIIIIDELADLMMLDRANVEESITRLAQMARAVGIHLVLATQRPSVDVITGLIKANVPTRMSFRLATKVDSRTIIDSNGAESLLGRGDMLYLPPGTSRVQRVHAPFVTEKEISAVTEFWKAQGEAEYVHGFLEGPKEDNPTGKDGDGGDAADNNDPMYDDAVRLVFEFGKASTSLLQRRLRIGYGRAAHLIDMMYNDGLVGPADGSKPREILKSPNWISEVDAAIR; encoded by the coding sequence ATGAAAACTCTGAGACTTGTTTCGACCCCGACGCGCAACCGCCGCCTGAATGAGATTCTCGGGATGGTCGTACTGGTGAGCGCGGGGCTGCTGCTGCTGGCGCTGGCCAGTTATACGCCGACTGATCCGTCGTTCGACACGGTAGGACAGTATGTGAAGGGGCGACCTGCGCACAACTGGACGGGGATGGTTGGGGCGTACCTGGCCGATGCGATGCTGCAGTTGATTGGGGTCGCGGCGTTCTTTCTTCCTCTGGTGCTGGGACGGTTGGGAGTTTGCTGGATGCGGTCGCGACCGGCAGGGTCTCCGCTGGCGAAGACGATTGGGTTGGGGATGTGGGTGGTGTTTGGGCCGGCGGCGATCGCGCTGTTGCCGGGAGAGATGATGTGGCGGGGCTCGTTGCCGGTGGAAGGGACGACGGGCAGACTGCTGGCGGACTTCATGGTGCACTATCTGAATCTGCCTGGGGCGGCGATTGTGCTGACGCTGATGGTGGCAGTGTCGCTGTATCTTGCGACTACGTTTACATTCAACACGGCGCGGGAGTGGGCGACTATCCGGTTTGGGTTTCTGCAGCGCCTGTGGGAGTGGTGGGTCGAGCGACGAAGCAGGCGCGCTGGTGCCGAGGCCTCCTTTGAGGATTCGTATGGGACAAAGCGTGAACAGGCAGACGCGAAGGCGCGGCAGGCACGAGAGCTTGCGGAAGATGCCGAGCGAAGGAGAGCACAGCCGGAGCCGGAGCCAACGACGCTACTGGGCAGCTTGTTTGGTTGGTTGAGCAGGAAGAAACGTGTGCAACCCATCTCGATTGCGCCTGAGGATATTGCTACGGGACATACTCCTTCGATCTTTGAGGCGATGCCCCGGACGCTGGTGGATGCTCCTCCGGTGACGGCGTTTGGCACGGCTGCGGCTGCGGCGGCGCCGTTTGCGGAGGTGTTGGCGAAGGCGTCTGCTCCGGTGCATGCGCTCGATGATGAGTCGAACTTTGGTGGTTTTGGCCATGAAGAACAGTGGCGGCAGCAGGCTCCTGCGAAGGCGGTGGCTCCGGTTCGTGCGGTGAAGAAAGTTGAGGAAACTCGCACTCCGTTTGCGGCGCCGCCTGCTCCCGCTGCGATGGCTCCGCTGGCAGCGTTGCCGGAGAGTATCTCGTTTGGAAAGCGGGCGGATGCGGACATCAAGCCAGTGACGATTGTGCCGAAGAGTGTGCGGGGGTATAAGTTGCCACCGTCGTCGTTGCTCTATCGGAGTGAGGAGCACGCTGTTGTTCGCGAGGATGCGCTGCGGGAAGAGGCGCGGGTGTTGGTGGAGAAGTCGGCTGAATTTGGCGTCGATGGGCAGGTGACGCAGATCAATCCCGGGCCGGTGGTGACTACGTTTGAGTTCAAGCCTGAGGCTGGTGTGAAGGTAGCTCGAATTACCGGGTTGGCCGACGATCTTTGCCTTGCGATGGCGGCGGAGTCGATTCTGATTGAGCGGATGCCGGGGAAGAGCACGGTTGGAATCCAGGTGCCCAACCATGAACGGGAGACTATCTGGCTTCGGGATGTGGTCGAGTGCGAAAGCTTTGCGCAGAGTAAGAGCAGGTTGGCGATTGCGTTGGGGAAAGACATCAATGGGCGCATCGTTACTGCCGATCTGGCAAGTATGCCGCATGTGCTGATCGCAGGTTCGACGGGTTCGGGTAAATCGGTCGCGATCAACGCGATGATTATGAGTGTGCTGTTCAAGAGCACGCCCGAGCAAGTTCGCATGATTCTTGTGGACCCGAAGCGCGTGGAACTGGGGATGTACGAGGGAATTCCGCACCTGTTTACGCCGATCATCACGGAGGCAAAGCTGGCGGCGAATGCGCTTCGAAATGCCGTGCGTGAGATGGAGCGGCGGCTGAAGCTGCTGGCGGCGAACCATGTGCGGAATATCGATCAGTTCAATAAGCTGTTCGATCATGGCAGCGAATATTTGTTTGAAGACGTAAACCAGGAGCCGCTGCCTTACATCATCATCATCATCGATGAGCTGGCGGACCTGATGATGCTGGACCGGGCGAATGTGGAAGAGTCGATTACTCGGCTGGCGCAGATGGCGCGTGCAGTTGGAATTCATCTTGTGCTCGCGACGCAGCGACCTTCGGTTGATGTCATCACCGGGTTGATCAAAGCGAACGTGCCGACTCGTATGAGCTTCCGGTTGGCCACGAAAGTGGACTCGCGGACGATCATCGATTCGAATGGCGCGGAGAGCCTGCTAGGACGCGGCGATATGCTTTATCTGCCGCCGGGGACTAGCCGTGTGCAGCGCGTGCACGCTCCGTTTGTGACGGAGAAAGAGATCTCGGCGGTGACGGAGTTCTGGAAGGCGCAGGGCGAGGCGGAGTATGTGCATGGGTTCCTTGAAGGGCCGAAGGAAGATAACCCCACCGGCAAGGATGGCGATGGCGGAGACGCTGCAGACAACAACGATCCGATGTACGACGATGCGGTTCGGCTGGTGTTTGAATTTGGTAAGGCGAGCACTTCCCTGCTGCAACGCAGGCTGCGGATTGGATATGGTCGCGCGGCTCACCTGATCGACATGATGTACAACGATGGGCTGGTGGGGCCAGCGGATGGGTCGAAGCCGCGTGAGATTTTGAAGTCGCCTAACTGGATCAGCGAGGTCGATGCAGCGATTCGCTAG
- a CDS encoding undecaprenyl-diphosphate phosphatase, whose protein sequence is MSILHVIILAIVQGLAELLPVSSSAHVVVAEKLLGLDPTTPQMTLLLVMLHTGTMFAVIVYFWNQWKKTYFSSGDAFKRFLIRLIWASLLTAVIGEVIIKTIEKTAFKGASKGEIELLFGRLDLIAPALAAAGLLILLAGLMEKRRMGAHEQVYGDSVTMRQAGWIGAIQGLCLPFRGFSRSGATISTGMLTGASKERAERFSFALAVVLTPPAVGREVMRLVKASHAAKAAGTTIDLHGSMVMGLLGAVFAFLAGLVALRWLSSWLEEGRWYLFGIYCLVASVVVFGLYHAGY, encoded by the coding sequence ATGTCGATTCTTCATGTCATCATCCTTGCCATTGTGCAGGGTCTTGCTGAGTTGTTGCCTGTATCCAGTTCCGCTCACGTTGTGGTTGCCGAAAAGCTGTTGGGGCTGGACCCGACGACGCCGCAGATGACGCTGCTGCTGGTGATGCTGCATACGGGTACGATGTTCGCCGTGATTGTTTACTTCTGGAACCAGTGGAAGAAGACTTATTTTTCGAGCGGCGATGCATTCAAGAGGTTCTTGATCCGGTTGATCTGGGCTTCGCTGCTGACGGCTGTGATTGGTGAGGTCATCATCAAGACGATCGAGAAGACTGCGTTCAAAGGAGCTTCGAAGGGTGAGATCGAGCTGCTGTTTGGGCGGCTGGATCTGATTGCTCCTGCGTTGGCTGCGGCTGGGTTGCTGATTCTGCTTGCAGGCCTGATGGAGAAGCGGCGCATGGGTGCGCATGAGCAGGTCTACGGCGACAGCGTGACGATGCGACAGGCGGGATGGATAGGTGCGATTCAGGGCCTGTGCCTGCCGTTCCGTGGATTTTCGCGGTCGGGCGCTACGATCTCGACGGGTATGTTGACTGGTGCGAGTAAAGAGCGGGCGGAGCGGTTCAGCTTTGCGTTGGCGGTGGTGCTGACGCCTCCTGCGGTCGGACGAGAGGTGATGCGGCTGGTGAAGGCCTCACATGCTGCGAAGGCGGCGGGTACGACGATCGATCTGCACGGGAGCATGGTGATGGGTCTGCTTGGAGCTGTGTTTGCGTTTCTGGCTGGGCTTGTGGCGCTGAGGTGGTTGAGCAGTTGGCTCGAAGAGGGTCGATGGTATCTCTTTGGGATTTATTGCCTTGTAGCCTCAGTCGTCGTGTTTGGGCTGTATCACGCAGGGTATTGA